The segment TTCTGATCGAGAATCAAAGCCTTCTGTATAGACGAGTTTCCAGGGGCCCTTGTTCTTTGTGAAGGGAACGCGTCCTTCATTATGCCTGGTAAGCCTGGTCTTTATGTTA is part of the Candidatus Neomarinimicrobiota bacterium genome and harbors:
- a CDS encoding GIY-YIG nuclease family protein — encoded protein: NIKTRLTRHNEGRVPFTKNKGPWKLVYTEGFDSRSEAMRREKQIKKWSRNQLVKLIEESRESRNS